Proteins from one Dromiciops gliroides isolate mDroGli1 chromosome 6, mDroGli1.pri, whole genome shotgun sequence genomic window:
- the UGDH gene encoding LOW QUALITY PROTEIN: UDP-glucose 6-dehydrogenase (The sequence of the model RefSeq protein was modified relative to this genomic sequence to represent the inferred CDS: inserted 1 base in 1 codon; substituted 1 base at 1 genomic stop codon), which yields MGKGRAADLKYIEAVVLDGIVQNSNGYKIVTEKSTVPVRAAESIRRIFDANTKPNLNLQVLSNPEFLAEGTAIKDLKNPDRVLIGGDETPEGQKAVRALSAVYEHWVPKEKILTTNTWSSELSKLAAKCFSCQRISSINSISALCEATGADVEEVATAXGMDQRIGNKFLKAIVGFGGSCFQKDVLNLVYLCEALNLPEVARYWQQVIDMNDYQRRRFASRIIDSLFNTVTDKKIAILGFAFKKDTGDTRESSSIYISKYLMDEGAHLHIYDPKVPREQIVVDLSHPGVSKDDQGESLILSRLVTITKDPYEACDGAHAVVICTEWDMIPELDYERIHKKMLKPAFIFDGRRVLEXPFPNELQNQLALQGFSQIETIGKKVSSKRIPYASSCEIPKFSLQDPPNKKPKV from the exons ATGGGAAAAGGTCGGGCAGCTGATCTGAAGTATATTGAAGCCGTGGTGCTAGACGGGATTGTACAGAACTCAAATGGGTATAAAATTGTGACTGAGAAAAGTACTGTCCCAGTCAGGGCAGCAGAAAGTATACGGAGAATATTTGATGCAAACACAAAACCCAATTTGAACTTACAG GTGCTCTCCAATCCGGAATTCTTAGCAGAGGGCACAGCAATCAAGGACCTAAAGAACCCTGACCGGGTGCTGATTGGTGGAGACGAAACCCCCGAGGGACAGAAAGCTGTCCGTGCCCTGTCTGCTGTCTACGAACACTGGGTTCCCAAAGAAAAGATCCTTACAACCAACACTTGGTCTTCAGAGCTTTCCAAATTG gcaGCTAAATGCTTTTCTTGCCAGAGAATCAGCAGCATTAACTCTATCAGTGCCCTGTGTGAAGCAACAGGAGCTGATGTAGAAGAGGTTGCAACAG ATGGGATggaccaaagaattggaaataagttCTTGAAAGCCATTGTTG gCTTTGGTGGGAGCTGTTTCCAGAAAGATGTTTTAAATTTGGTTTATCTCTGTGAAGCTCTGAATTTGCCTGAAGTGGCGCGTTATTGGCAACAG GTAATAGACATGAATGACTACCAGAGAAGAAGATTTGCTTCCCGGATTATAGACAGTCTGTTTAATACAGTCACTGATAAGAAGATAGCTATTTTGGGATTTGCATTCAAAAAAGACACTGGAGACACAAG AGAATCCTCTAGTATCTACATAAGCAAATATTTGATGGATGAAGGAGCACACCTCCATATTTATGATCCTAAAGTACCAAGGGAACAAATAGTTGTGGATCTCTCCCATCCTGGTGTTTCAAAGGATGACCAAGGTGAGTCTTTGATTCTCAGCA GACTGGTGACCATTACAAAGGATCCATATGAAGCATGTGATGGAGCCCATGCTGTTGTCATTTGTACTGAATGGGATAT GATCCCAGAATTGGATTATGAACGTATTCACAAAAAAATGCTGAAGCCAGCCTTTATCTTTGATGGTCGGCGTGTCCTTGAATGACCTTTCCCCAATGAATTACAAAACCAATTGGCTCTCCAGG GATTTAGTCAA ATTGAAACAATTGGCAAGAAGGTATCTTCAAAGAGGATTCCATATGCATCTTCATGTGAAATTCCAAAGTTTAGTCTACAGGACCCACCAAACAAGAAGCCAAAAGTATAG